A DNA window from Sphingopyxis macrogoltabida contains the following coding sequences:
- the aroC gene encoding chorismate synthase → MSFNSFGRVLRFTTWGESHGPALGAVVDGCPPRLSLSEADIQPFLDKRRPGQSRHTTQRQEPDQVRILSGVFEGKTTGTPISLMIENVDQRSKDYGDIAQAYRPGHADYAYDAKYGIRDYRGGGRSSARETAARVAAGGVARLVIPEVQIHAWVAEIGGDAIDPANFDLEEIDRNPFFCPDPAAAQRWEGLMDAARKSGSSLGAVIECAASGVPAGWGAPIYAKLDSDLAAAMMGINAVKGVEIGAGFTAARLRGEENADPMRPATDGSNRPDFLSNNAGGIAGGISTGQPVVVRVAFKPTSSILTPVPTINKAGEATDIVTKGRHDPCVGIRGAPVVEAMMALVLADHKLLHRAQCG, encoded by the coding sequence ATGAGTTTCAACAGCTTCGGACGCGTTCTTCGCTTCACGACATGGGGGGAAAGCCATGGCCCCGCGCTCGGCGCCGTCGTCGACGGCTGCCCGCCGCGCCTGTCGCTCTCCGAAGCCGACATCCAGCCGTTCCTCGACAAGCGCCGTCCCGGCCAGTCGCGCCACACGACGCAGCGGCAGGAACCCGATCAGGTGCGTATCCTGTCGGGCGTGTTCGAGGGCAAGACCACCGGCACGCCGATCAGCCTGATGATCGAGAATGTCGACCAGCGGTCGAAGGATTATGGCGACATCGCGCAGGCCTATCGCCCCGGCCACGCCGATTATGCCTATGACGCCAAATACGGCATCCGCGACTATCGCGGCGGCGGGCGGTCGAGCGCGCGCGAAACCGCGGCGCGCGTCGCGGCGGGCGGCGTCGCGCGGCTGGTGATCCCCGAGGTGCAGATCCACGCATGGGTCGCCGAAATCGGCGGCGATGCGATCGATCCCGCCAACTTCGATCTCGAAGAAATTGATCGCAACCCCTTTTTCTGCCCCGATCCCGCCGCGGCGCAGCGCTGGGAAGGACTGATGGACGCCGCGCGCAAGTCGGGCAGTTCGCTGGGCGCGGTGATCGAATGCGCGGCGAGCGGGGTGCCCGCCGGCTGGGGCGCCCCCATCTATGCCAAGCTCGACAGCGACCTTGCCGCAGCGATGATGGGCATCAACGCCGTTAAAGGCGTCGAGATCGGCGCGGGTTTCACGGCAGCCCGGCTGCGCGGCGAGGAAAATGCCGACCCGATGCGCCCCGCCACCGACGGCAGCAATCGCCCCGATTTCCTGTCGAACAATGCCGGCGGCATCGCGGGCGGCATTTCGACCGGCCAGCCGGTCGTTGTCCGCGTCGCGTTCAAGCCGACCAGTTCGATCCTGACCCCCGTGCCGACGATCAACAAGGCGGGCGAGGCGACCGACATCGTCACCAAGGGGCGTCATGATCCGTGCGTCGGCATCCGCGGCGCGCCGGTGGTCGAAGCCATGATGGCGCTGGTCCTCGCCGATCACAAATTGCTGCACCGGGCCCAGTGCGGCTGA
- a CDS encoding dicarboxylate/amino acid:cation symporter has translation MAKRLTLFILVGMVLGIIAGAIGHAQIGADKEAATQIAGYFKILPDVFLHLIKMIIAPLVLATIVAGIANMGDSAALGRIGLKSLLWFIGASFMSITLGLLLVNLLQPGVGLDLTPTAEIGEVKTSALNLRDFILHIFPESIFGAMASNNILQILVFSIFAGVGLSALGDRGAPLLRGVDVLAELMLQVTNYVMLFAPFAVFGALAGVITVNGLGILLDFLRLILEFYLGLTLLWMILFGVGALFLGRRILTLARYIVEPLLLAFSTASSEAALPKLFEQLDRFGIPRRVSGFVLPLGYSFNLDGSMMYMSFATLFIAQAYGIDLSIGTQILILLTLMITSKGIAGVPRASLVVITATLTQFGLPVEGVALILGIDQFLDMGRSATNVVGNAVATSVIAKWEGMLEVPEPADKDYPHAPAHTSHHGARGLTLQEDMVSDSSKPPAR, from the coding sequence ATGGCAAAACGCCTGACCTTATTCATTCTTGTCGGCATGGTGCTCGGCATTATCGCCGGCGCGATCGGGCATGCCCAGATCGGCGCCGACAAGGAAGCGGCGACGCAGATCGCCGGCTATTTCAAGATATTGCCCGACGTCTTTCTCCATCTGATCAAGATGATCATCGCGCCGCTGGTTCTCGCGACGATTGTCGCCGGCATCGCGAACATGGGCGACAGCGCGGCGCTCGGCCGCATCGGGCTCAAGTCGCTGCTCTGGTTCATCGGCGCCAGTTTCATGTCGATCACCCTCGGGCTGCTGCTCGTCAACCTGCTCCAGCCGGGCGTCGGGCTCGACCTGACGCCGACGGCGGAGATCGGCGAGGTGAAGACGTCGGCGCTCAACCTGCGCGATTTCATCCTCCACATCTTCCCCGAATCGATTTTCGGGGCGATGGCGTCGAACAATATCCTGCAGATTCTCGTCTTTTCGATCTTTGCCGGGGTGGGCCTGTCGGCGCTCGGCGATCGCGGCGCGCCGCTGCTCCGGGGTGTTGACGTGCTCGCCGAACTGATGCTGCAGGTCACCAACTATGTGATGCTGTTCGCGCCCTTCGCGGTGTTCGGCGCGCTTGCCGGCGTGATCACCGTCAACGGGCTCGGCATCCTGCTCGACTTCCTGCGGCTCATCCTCGAATTCTACCTCGGGCTGACCTTGCTGTGGATGATCCTGTTCGGGGTCGGGGCGCTTTTCCTCGGCAGGCGCATCCTGACGCTGGCGCGCTATATCGTCGAACCGTTGCTGCTCGCCTTCTCGACCGCCTCGTCGGAAGCGGCGCTGCCGAAGCTGTTCGAGCAGCTCGACCGTTTCGGCATCCCGCGCCGCGTTTCGGGTTTCGTGCTGCCGCTCGGCTACAGCTTCAACCTCGACGGTTCGATGATGTATATGAGCTTTGCGACGCTGTTCATCGCGCAGGCCTATGGCATCGACCTGTCGATCGGCACGCAGATCCTGATCCTGCTGACGCTCATGATCACGTCGAAGGGGATTGCGGGGGTGCCGCGCGCCAGCCTCGTCGTCATCACCGCGACGCTGACCCAGTTCGGCCTGCCGGTCGAAGGCGTCGCGCTGATCCTCGGCATCGACCAGTTCCTCGACATGGGCCGCTCGGCGACCAATGTCGTCGGCAATGCGGTGGCAACGTCGGTCATCGCCAAGTGGGAAGGCATGCTCGAAGTCCCGGAACCCGCCGACAAGGACTATCCGCACGCGCCAGCCCACACGTCGCATCACGGCGCGCGCGGGCTGACGCTCCAGGAGGATATGGTGAGCGACAGCAGCAAGCCTCCGGCCCGCTGA
- a CDS encoding SLC13 family permease yields the protein MEAVAPFIAEHKAVIGLLVLAGMFAAFVWERFSPSVVAVAGAGTMLALGLLDEKGAYGVFSNSAPLTVGAMFILSGALIRTGVIDKVGNYVVDRAKRHPRLAVIEVFGGGLLVSGFINSTPFVVVMMPVCFRLAEALGISPKKLLMPLSVIAVLGGCLTLIGTSTNLVVAGIAEQAGLGRFSLFSITPYGLAVAAAGVLGLLVMARFLPSDYPRIAEKADGEQQLYLTELGLGENDPAVDMALEAANLGVAAGQIVGVIAGGRLITGSDAQHHRLVAGNRIVARLDGAALMTLRSEGRFAIGIGDGTEAGATVVEVTVSPSHGSIDRPLAEIPFLQRQRVRILGVTRFRHLPGPTLSENRIRAADRLLIEADDPNVAQLRDNPNLIGLAMASVTAFRRRRAWIAILVMASAVLLSATGVMSIGIAAFIGVGIVLLTRCIDASEAWGSIDGDVLILIFAMLAVGAALEQAGSVSLMVGALEPVLIHAPQWMVIAIVYFSALLLSELLSNNAVAALMGPLVIGIAEATGIAPQPLLIALMLGASACFATPVGYQTNTLVYAAGDYRFMDFVRVGVPLNILTGTAGVVALSFWTP from the coding sequence ATGGAGGCTGTTGCCCCTTTCATCGCGGAGCATAAGGCGGTGATCGGCCTGTTGGTCCTCGCCGGCATGTTCGCGGCCTTCGTCTGGGAACGCTTTTCGCCGTCGGTCGTCGCGGTCGCGGGGGCGGGCACGATGCTCGCGCTCGGCCTGCTCGACGAAAAGGGGGCCTATGGCGTCTTTTCGAACAGCGCGCCGCTCACTGTCGGCGCGATGTTTATCCTGTCGGGGGCGCTGATCCGCACGGGGGTGATCGACAAGGTCGGTAATTATGTCGTCGACCGGGCGAAACGGCATCCGCGGCTCGCCGTGATCGAAGTGTTTGGAGGCGGCCTGCTCGTATCGGGCTTCATCAACAGCACGCCGTTCGTCGTCGTCATGATGCCGGTCTGCTTCCGGCTTGCCGAGGCGCTCGGCATCTCGCCCAAGAAGCTGCTGATGCCGCTATCGGTGATCGCGGTGCTCGGCGGCTGCCTGACCTTGATCGGCACGTCGACCAACCTTGTCGTTGCGGGGATCGCGGAGCAGGCGGGGCTGGGGCGTTTCAGCCTGTTCAGCATCACGCCCTATGGCCTCGCCGTCGCGGCGGCGGGGGTGCTCGGGCTGCTCGTCATGGCGCGCTTCCTGCCGTCCGACTACCCCCGTATCGCCGAGAAGGCCGACGGCGAGCAGCAACTTTACCTCACCGAACTGGGGCTTGGCGAGAATGACCCCGCCGTCGATATGGCGCTGGAGGCAGCGAACCTTGGCGTCGCCGCGGGGCAAATCGTCGGCGTCATTGCCGGCGGGCGGCTGATCACCGGCAGCGACGCGCAGCATCACCGTCTCGTGGCGGGGAACCGGATCGTGGCGCGGCTCGATGGCGCCGCATTGATGACTTTGCGCAGCGAGGGGCGTTTCGCGATCGGCATCGGCGACGGGACCGAAGCGGGGGCAACCGTAGTCGAAGTGACGGTATCGCCCAGCCATGGCTCGATCGACCGCCCCCTCGCCGAAATTCCGTTTCTCCAGCGGCAACGTGTCCGCATCCTCGGGGTGACGCGCTTTCGCCATCTCCCTGGTCCGACGCTATCCGAAAATCGTATCCGTGCCGCCGACCGCTTGCTGATCGAGGCCGACGACCCGAACGTCGCGCAACTCCGCGACAATCCCAATTTGATCGGGCTCGCGATGGCGTCGGTGACCGCCTTCCGCCGCCGCCGCGCGTGGATTGCGATCCTTGTGATGGCGAGCGCGGTGCTGTTGTCGGCGACCGGGGTGATGTCGATCGGTATCGCCGCGTTCATCGGCGTCGGCATCGTGCTGCTCACGCGCTGTATCGACGCTTCGGAGGCGTGGGGCAGCATCGACGGCGACGTGCTGATCCTCATCTTCGCGATGCTCGCGGTCGGCGCGGCGCTCGAACAGGCGGGGTCGGTCTCGCTGATGGTCGGGGCGCTTGAACCGGTGCTGATCCACGCGCCGCAATGGATGGTGATCGCGATCGTCTATTTTTCCGCGCTGCTGCTGTCCGAACTGCTCAGCAACAACGCCGTCGCCGCGCTGATGGGGCCGCTGGTGATCGGGATTGCAGAGGCAACCGGCATCGCGCCGCAACCGTTGCTCATCGCGTTGATGCTCGGCGCATCGGCGTGCTTCGCGACCCCGGTCGGCTATCAGACGAACACGCTCGTCTATGCCGCCGGCGACTATCGTTTCATGGACTTCGTTCGTGTCGGCGTGCCGCTCAACATATTGACCGGCACCGCCGGGGTTGTCGCGCTGAGCTTCTGGACGCCCTGA
- a CDS encoding peptidase, with amino-acid sequence MMIKSLRRPLSIVLGALATTALGGCYYGDVGTSYASAGNLCADSYYDYDPYAYDDGYGYDCYDGSDYGSGFVNIGFGGGWYDDYYYPGYGTWMYDSYRHRYPLRGQYLNYWGGRRAWWRHHGGRPGNGHWNGPGRPGHGDGRPGRPGRPGGWTPGDRDNDGHHGTRPGRPGAGNPGGPPTTTNPARPGRPGRPDGVRPRPPGSVDATPGRPGRPGRPDGVRPSWPGRGNGDGVRPGRPGGQPGGAATAPRPPAQARPAPAQRPAPAARPAPQPRADPPARGAGDRVNRTRPQ; translated from the coding sequence ATGATGATCAAGAGCCTGAGGCGTCCCCTCTCCATCGTGCTCGGCGCGCTCGCGACCACAGCGCTTGGCGGCTGCTATTATGGCGACGTCGGGACGAGCTATGCTTCGGCCGGAAACCTCTGTGCGGACAGCTATTACGACTACGACCCCTATGCCTATGACGACGGCTATGGCTACGACTGCTATGACGGGTCGGACTATGGCAGCGGCTTCGTCAACATCGGCTTCGGCGGCGGCTGGTACGACGATTATTATTATCCCGGATACGGCACGTGGATGTACGACAGCTACCGCCACCGCTATCCGCTGCGCGGCCAGTATCTCAACTATTGGGGTGGCCGCCGCGCCTGGTGGCGCCATCATGGCGGCCGTCCCGGCAACGGCCACTGGAATGGACCGGGCCGCCCCGGCCATGGCGACGGCCGTCCGGGCCGGCCGGGACGCCCTGGCGGCTGGACGCCGGGCGATCGCGACAACGATGGTCATCATGGCACGCGTCCGGGTCGCCCCGGCGCGGGCAACCCCGGCGGTCCGCCGACGACGACCAATCCGGCACGCCCCGGACGGCCGGGACGTCCCGACGGCGTGAGACCTCGTCCGCCCGGTTCGGTCGATGCAACGCCCGGGCGTCCGGGCAGGCCCGGCCGACCCGATGGCGTGCGCCCGTCGTGGCCAGGCCGCGGCAATGGCGATGGCGTCCGGCCGGGACGTCCGGGCGGCCAGCCCGGCGGTGCGGCGACGGCACCGCGTCCGCCCGCGCAGGCAAGACCCGCACCCGCTCAGCGTCCGGCCCCCGCGGCCCGCCCCGCACCGCAACCGCGCGCCGATCCGCCCGCGCGCGGCGCGGGCGACCGGGTCAATCGCACCCGTCCGCAATAA